A single region of the Triticum dicoccoides isolate Atlit2015 ecotype Zavitan chromosome 2B, WEW_v2.0, whole genome shotgun sequence genome encodes:
- the LOC119364358 gene encoding auxin response factor 9-like translates to MAMANPSAAGAPGICSDALFRELWHACAGPLITVPRQGERVYYFPQGHMEQLEASTNQQLDQYLPMFNLPSKILCSVVNVELRTEADSDEVYAQIMLQPEANQGELTSLGPEPQELEKGTIHSFCKTLTASDTSTHGGFSVLRRHAEECLPPLDMSQNPPCQELVAKDLHGTDWHFRHIFRGQPRRHLLTTGWSVFVSSKRLVAGDAFIFLRGENGELRVGVRRHMRQVNNMPSSVISSHSMHLGVLATASHAISTGTLFSVFYKPRTSQSEFVVSVNKYLEAKKQNISVGMRFKMKFEGDEALERRFSGTIIGIGSTPTMSTSPWADSDWKSLKVQWDEPSSILRPDRVSPWELEPLDAANPQPPQPPLRNKRPRLPASSSVVPELAPKFGLWKSPAEPSQTLSFSEPQQARGLFTNSRFSSSSNVAFNQFYWPARESREDSYAGSTNKVTVERKLEPTAGGCRLFGIEIRSAVEETQPVLTVSGDGYDQTAASVDVDSGELSQPSNINNSGAQAASSERALLETQSRQVRSCTKVIMTGMAVGRAVDLTKLYGYVDLHRKLEEMFDIQGELCSTLKKWQVVYADEEDDMMLVGDDPWDEFCSMAKRIYIYTYEEAKQLAPKATKLSRVNSSHESVTPQSGSEYPASFANADC, encoded by the exons ATGGCGATGGCGAATCCTTCCGCGGCCGGTGCCCCAG GAATATGTAGCGACGCACTATTCCGGGAGCTATGGCATGCTTGTGCCGGTCCGCTGATCACAGTACCCAGACAAGGCGAACGAGTCTATTACTTTCCCCAGGGTCATATGGAACAG CTTGAGGCATCTACAAACCAGCAGCTTGACCAGTACCTGCCGATGTTCAACCTACCATCCAAAATCCTATGCAGCGTGGTCAATGTAGAGCTCCGG ACGGAAGCTGATTCAGATGAAGTTTACGCTCAAATTATGCTGCAACCAGAGGCTAAT CAAGGTGAGCTCACAAGCTTGGGTCCTGAGCCACAAGAACTCGAAAAAGGCACCATACATTCCTTTTGCAAGACACTGACAGCTTCGGATACGAGTACCCATGGTGGTTTCTCTGTTCTTAGGAGACATGCTGAGGAGTGTCTTCCTCCGCTG GACATGTCTCAGAATCCACCATGTCAAGAACTGGTAGCCAAAGATCTCCATGGAACTGACTGGCATTTTCGTCACATATTTCGGG GACAACCTAGGCGACATCTACTTACAACTGGCTGGAGTGTCTTTGTTAGCTCAAAAAGATTGGTTGCTGGTGATGCATTTATCTTTCTGAG AGGTGAAAATGGTGAGTTGCGGGTTGGAGTAAGGAGGCATATGAGACAAGTAAATAACATGCCATCATCTGTGATATCAAGCCACAGCATGCATCTTGGAGTCCTTGCGACAGCCTCCCATGCAATCTCCACTGGGACcctcttttctgttttctataaACCCAG AACAAGTCAATCTGAGTTTGTGGTGAGTGTTAACAAGTACCTTGAAGCGAAGAAGCAGAACATTTCCGTTGGAATGAGATTTAAGATGAAATTTGAAGGCGATGAAGCTCTTGAAAGAAG GTTCAGTGGAACAATAATTGGTATTGGGAGCACGCCAACGATGTCAACATCTCCATGGGCAGATTCTGATTGGAAATCTCTGAAG GTCCAATGGGATGAGCCTTCATCCATTCTTCGTCCAGATAGAGTTTCACCATGGGAATTGGAGCCGCTGGATGCAGCTAATCCACAACCCCCTCAACCTCCACTGAGAAATAAGCGTCCCCGACTTCCAGCTTCATCTTCTGTGGTTCCAGAACTTGCTCCAAAATTTG GACTATGGAAGTCCCCAGCTGAACCAAGCCAAACCCTCTCATTTTCGGAGCCACAACAGGCTCGAGGGTTATTTACTAATTCACGCTTCTCATCATCATCAAACGTTGCATTCAATCAGTTCTACTGGCCAGCAAGAGAATCAAGAGAAGACTCTTATGCTGGAAGTACTAACAAAGTCACTGTTGAAAGAAAGCTTGAACCAACTGCTGGTGGCTGCAGATTATTTGGAATTGAGATAAGATCTGCTGTGGAAGAAACACAACCCGTGCTAACTGTCTCAGGTGATGGTTATGACCAAACGGCTGCATCTGTGGACGTGGACTCTGGCGAGCTCTCGCAGCCATCCAATATCAACAACTCTGGTGCCCAAGCAGCAAGCAGTGAGCGTGCTCTTCTTGAGACCCAAAGTCGCCAAGTTAGAAGCTGCACAAAG GTAATTATGACAGGAATGGCAGTTGGAAGAGCAGTGGACTTGACAAAGCTATATGGGTATGTTGATCTTCACCGCAAGTTGGAGGAGATGTTTGATATACAGGGGGAGCTATGTTCCACGCTCAAGAAATGGCAGGTTGTTTACGCGGATGAAGAGGATGATATGATGCTTGTTGGGGATGATCCTTGGGA CGAGTTTTGCAGCATGGCGAAAAGAATATACATTTATACATATGAGGAGGCCAAGCAATTGGCGCCAAAGGCCACCAAGCTCAGCCGTGTGAACTCATCACATGAATCCGTCACTCCGCAGAGTGGCTCAGAATATCCAGCCTCGTTTGCCAATGCAGATTGCTGA